GATCGTGATCGCCTCGAGTGCCTCGAGCGGCCCGACCCGCTCGGCCTCCCCCAGCGTCTTCCCCGACCGCGTGACGCGGTTGACGGCGGTGTGGATCGTGAACAATTGGTCGAGCGGCGAAACGTTGAAGTCGGTGTGGTTCGCCGGCCGGAGGCCGAGCGCCCGGGCCGACCGCATCGGGCTGATGAACGAGGCCTGCTCGGGGCCGCGGTTCGTGACGTGCGTGTCGCCAAAGTAGAAGCAGTGGAGCGTGAAGAAAGACGGAGTGATCTTCCAGGCCGCGAACTTTTCCAGCTGGTCGCGGCGGATGAACTGCGAGTGGATGCCGACCGTGCCGCGCGGCTTCGCCGGGTCGTCGCCAGCCGCGAACCGATGGGCTTCGAGGACCGCATCGATCGCAGCGTCGCCGTTGCAATGAATGAACAGCGTCGCGCCGCCGTCGTAGACCTGCTTGAACCAGTGGTTGAGCATCGCCTGCGGCACCGTCGGCTCACCGCGCCACTCCTTCTGCCCCGACGGCCCGCCGGTGAGATAGGGCCTGGTGAAGAAGGCCGTTCGCCCCTGCGGTGAGCCGTCGGCCAAAAGTTTCACGCCGCCGATTCGCAGCCGGTTGCGATACTCGGGCTCGTTCCGCGGCGGCCGCCCGGCGAAGATCGTGTCGATCTCAGCGATGAATGGGAGAGCGACGACGTCGAGTTTCAGAAGGCCGCGATCGGCGGCGACCCGCATCAGGTCGAGCTGCCGCTTCATCGTCGCCCCCTCCTGGGCCGTGGTGGTGCCGGCGCGGAGGTACAGGTCCTGGCCACTGCCCAGCAGTTCGACGAACTCGTCGTCCGTCGGGCCAGGGAGGTTGGAGAAGATCGGCAGAAATGCGGTCTCGAAGAGCAGGCCGCTGGGCTCGTTGCCACCCGGCTCACGACCAATCACGCCCCCGGAGGGCGTTGGCGTGGCGGCGCTGATGTTGAACCGGGCGAGGGCCCGCGAATTGAGCATCGCGCCGTGGCCGGAGACGTGGACGAGGATCACCGGGTTGTCGGGGAAGGCAGCGTCGAGTTCCTGCCGCGTTGGGCCGCGCTTCTCGGCGAGCAGGTCGGGGTCGTAGCCGAAGCCGATGACGAAGCCGCCCGGTGCGATCGTGCGCCGGGCGCGGAGCTTCTGGAGTTGCGCGACCACATCGGCCACGCTCGCGCACGGACCCGCGGGCGGCGACGCGCAGAGGGCCTGCACCTGCACGTCCACCGCACTGGCGAAATGACTGTGGCCGTCGACGAAGCCGGGGACCAGCGTCCGGCCCCCAAGGTCGCTGACCTCGGTGTTGGGCCCCTTGAGCCGAAGCACGTCGGCCTCGTCGCCGACGGCGATGATTTTCCCATCGGCGATCGCCAGCGCTGCGGCCGTCGGCTGTGCCGGATTGACCGTCACGATCGAGCCGCCACGGATGATCCGTTCCGGCGGGGCGGCAGGGACCGCCCGCTGGGGGGCGATGCCGAAGCAGAGCAGGAGAACTACGCCGGGCAGGATCCGAAAGAGGAAAAGGGGCATCGATTCCTCGCCTCTCGGGCAGGGGGCATGTCGCGGCGGGCTGCCCGCCGTGGACCGCGATGGTACACTCGCGCGATATGAAACCGACATCGCTGTCACTGGTCCGTCTGGTCCTCATGCTCCTCTGGTCCGTCGGCGGAGCCGCCACCTGCGGCCGCGCTGCCGCCCCCACGCCGCCGACGTTCGCCGGCTGGCAGGGGATGCGCGTCATCCCGCTCGACGGCCGGGCCGAGCGGCTCACGGTCGCCGATCTGGGCAACGACGGCCGCGACGACGTGATCGTCGTCAACCCGCGGCAGGCCCGGATCGACCTCTACCGCTGGCTCGATCGCGCCGACCGCGTCCGCGAGGACGCCAAGGATCCGGAGCGGCCCAACGAACTGCCGCTGGCACCCGAATGGTCCCACGGCGAGGTGGCGATCGATGAGCTGCCCGTCGATGCGGTCGCCCACGACATCGACGGCGACAAGCGGCCCGAGCTGCTCGTGCTCACCACGCCCTCGAACCGGATCGCCATCTACTCCCAGGCCGCCGACAAGGCGATCGATGCCAAGAACGCCTGGAAGAAGACCGGCGAGTGGAGCCTGCTCGCCGCCGCTGCGGGGGGCAAGAGCGGCAGCCTCCTCGTCCGTGACCTCCCCGGCGGGAAGCACGAACTGCTCGTGACCTGCGAGCAGGGCATCCAGCAACTGCCCCTCGTCCGGGGCAGCCGGGCACAGTGGCTCGCGCCCCGCGAGACCCGGGGGCGAGTTGACTGGCGGCTCGCCGACCTCGACGGCGACGGCGACGACGACCTCGTCGAGTGGTCGAACGTCGCTCGGCAGGTGGTTCGCTGGTATGCCTGCGCCGCCGACGGCAGCCTGCTCCCTGCCCAGACGATCCACGACCAGACGGTCGACGGCTTCGCCACCTGCGTCCCGAAGTCGGGCAAGGCCGATCTGCTGCTCCTCGGCGGCAGTGACAAGGGGGTGCTGCGGCGCTACGGCCTCGTCACCGGCGAGCCGACGCTGATCGGCCGGCAGGACGCGCTGCCGATGGCCGGCGCGGCCCGGCGCGGCTGGTGCGGGATCACGATCGGGACGGACGGCAAGGCGACGCCGGCGATCGTGGCCGTAGACTCGACCCAGCCCAGGCTCCGGGTTCATCGCCTCGCCGAGACCGGCTGGCAGGCGGAGGAGACCTTTCCCGCCATCGGTGGCATCAAGGCCGTCGCCGGCCCCGTGGGCAGTCCCGGCCTGCTGCTGGTCTGGGCCAAGGACGCCGCCGACCTGCACCGGGCCCGCTGGGAGAACGGCCGGCTGACCTACCCGCAGCCCTGGGAGCAGGAGGGAAAGGACCGCAAGATTCTCGCCCTCGACTCGGTCGGCTCGACCGTCTGGTGGGCCCAGCGGGTGGGGAACGACGTCGATCTCTTCACGTGGCCCGCCGGCGTGCCGGAGCCCAAGCGGACCCGCTACGCGGAGCTCGGCGGCAAGGTGGAGCAGGTCGTCTGGCTCGGCGGCGACACGCTGCTCGTGCAGGATGCCTACGCCACCGGCGGCAGGCTGGTGCGGCTCCAGGACGGCAAGCCGGTGGTGACGTCGCCGGCGCTCCTTGCCAAGCTCGACCCGGCGGAGTATTTCGCGGTCGACGTCGGGGGCACGCTGCGCAAGGCCCGGCTCACCGACGGCGTGCTGCAGTGGCTCGGTGACGACCTCCACCCGGTCGACCAGGTGATGCTCACCGAGGGGCAGAAGATCGCCTCCTACCTGCCGATCGCCGGCGAGCCGGGGACGCCCGCGCAGGCCTGGGCGCTGGAGCAGGGGGGCGGTTTCATGCACCGCCTGCAGGCCGACGCCGCCGGCGTGATGCGGGTCGTGGAGAGCGTGAAGCCGCCGGCGGGCGCGGTGCTGCGGAGCGACCCGGTGCTGGGAATGGTGCTCGTCGACCAGGAGCGGATCGTGCGGCTGTCGCGCGGCCGCCCCTGGGAGCTCAAGTTGCTCGAGAGCATCGACGGCCGGGTCGGCCGGCGCAGCGGCGTCAGCGAGTCGACGATCCACCGCATCCTCGTCACCGACCTCGACGGCGACGGCAGCGAGGACGTCACCCTGTGCGACGACCGCAAGCACCAGCTGACGGCGCTTGTGCGCACGCCCGACGCCCTGCAGCGGTCTGTCTCCTGGAAGGTCTTCGAGGACCGCAAATACCCCTACGACGGCGGCGAGTCGAAGGACATGGTCGCCGAGCCGCGGCGGATCGCCGCCCTCAACGCGGACGGCGACGCCGCCCGCGACCTCGTCATGATCAGCCAGGACCGGCTGGTCGTGTATCTCGGAAAGGACAAGCCATGAGGCTCGCTCGCCCGACGTGTTGCCTGCTCGTCATCGTCGCGATCGCCTGTGCCGTGCATCGGCAGGCCGTGGCCGCCGAGGTCGTCACCGTGACGCTCGTCGGCGGTGGACGCGTGACCGGGCCGCTGCTGCGGAAGAACGACGACGGTGTGGTTCTCGACCTCGGCTTCGAGGTCGTGCAGATTCCCGCCAAGAAGGTCCTCGACGTCCGGGCCGCCGATGCGGGCGAAGACCAGCGATCTGACCGGGAGACCGACCGGGGCGTGTTCCGCACCGGTCGGCTCGAGGCTCGCGACGTTCCCGAACTCGTCAGGCGGTTCGGAGACTCCGTGGTCATGATCCGCAACCCGGGCGGGCTCGGCACGGGGTTCATCACCAGCCGCGACGGGCACGTCGTCACCAACTACCACGTCGTGGAGAACCACACCCGCATCCAGGCGACGCTGTTTCGCAAGACCGACAAGGGGTTCGAAAAGGTCGAACTCCGCAAGGTGAAGATCGTCGCCCTCCAGCCGCTCCGCGACCTGGCGCTCCTGCAGCTCGATCTGGAGGAGGCGAAGGGGAAATTTCCCGAGCCGGTCGTGATCAACGACCGCGACGACCTCCGGGTGGGGGACCTCGTGTTCGCGATCGGCAACCCGCTGGGCATGGAGCGGACCGTGACGCAGGGGATCGTCTCCAGCACCACGCGGACGATCGACCAGATGCGGCTCATCCAGACCGACGCCGCCATCAATCCGGGCAACAGCGGCGGGCCGATCTTCAACGCCCGCGGCGAGGTGGTGGCGGTGGCCTGTGCTGGCGCGGCGATCTTCGACGGCCTGGCATTCGGCATCCCGGCCAACGAACTGATCGACTTCCTCGTCCACCGCGACACCTATCCCTACGACGAGTCGCAGCCGCAGAACGGGGTGACGTACCTGCCGCCTCCCTATCGCCCGGCCCAGCCGGGCGAGAAGGCCGCCGCGACGAAGTGATGCGGCCCCGCGGCGCGGCATCGCCGCCGCGCGGCGTGGGTGAGGGGCAACCTTTTTCCCCGCGGGGCCGTACGCCATACTGCCGTCTCCCGCTGCCCTTGCCAGGAGTCGTGCCATGCCCGCATCGTCGGTCCATTCCATGAGCCCGCGCGGTCTTTTTGGCCGTCATGTGCGTCGGCGGTCCGTGCTCGGTGCGGCCCTCGGGCTCGCCGTGATCGGCGCCGCCGGACTCCCCGCCGCTGCGGCCGCGGCCGACCTGCGGCCCGCCTGGGAATGCCTGCCGGAGAACACGGCCGCGGTCGTGCGGCTGCCGCAGCCGACGGCGTTCCTGGAGACCCTGCGTGCGAAGACGAAGTTCGGCGCGGTCCTGCTCACCCCACGCCGCATCGAGATGGTCCGCAAACTGCTCGACAAGTCGCAGCCATACCTGTCCCTGATGGGGGTGGCGCCCGATTTCCTGCCCCTGTTCGAAGCGGGCAACCGCGATGATCTCGAGACCACGCTCGGCACCTACGGCCTCAAGCCGGCCGACATCGAGGCGATCTTCAAGAACGAGATCGGGCTCGCCGTCGTCGTGGAGCCGCGGCCGGAGAAGCAGCCACCGCTGGTGATGACGCTCGTCTGGGTCGAGCCGGGTGCCGACGAGGCCGGCCGCATGCTCGCGGCGGCGAAAAAGTCTTTCGAGGACGGGGCCAAGGAGGGGGGCGACGACGGCCCGCGGCCGCGCCGGATCGACCTCGAACTGGCCGGGCACGACGTGATGTGGGTGATCGCACCACAGGCGAGCGCGGACCTGGGGGGCCTGATCATCGACGACGTCGGCGAGGAGAACGACCCGGCCGCGGCACGGAAGAAACTCGAGGAGCGACTCCGCGATGCGCCACGGACCGTGATCGGCCACGGGCACAGGGCCATCACCCGGGTGGGGCCACGGCTCGTGATGGCCAACCTCCAGACGCCGGCGCGGTCGGACGCCGCCGGCCAGCCGCCGGAGAGCCCAGGCGACGAGGACGCGGAGCGTGACCTGGACGTGGCCCGGGGGATCCTCCAGCGGTTTCTCGCCGCCCATGCGGCCGACGGCAAGCCGGCGCTGGCCGACCTGCTGCAAAGCCACGGGCTGCGGGCCAACCTCCCGGCGGGGCAGCAGCTCCTCGACGTCGTCGTCGAGCCGCAGGTCGTGATCCGTGCCCTCGCCGCCGCCGGTGGCGACGAGACTCGCGAGGCGCTGAAGCGGCTCAAGGGCATCGGCCTCGCCGACATTGGCCCCTGCGGATGGCGGCATGCATTCGCCGAGGGGCGGTACCAGAGCGCGATGGTCGTCTCGCTGCCAGCCCCCCGGACCGGCCTGATGCGGATCCTCGACCTCGAGCCAGACACCGCCGAGCCGCCGTCATTCGTGACCGGCGACGCGGTCGATTTCACGCAGGTGTCGCTCGACCTCGGCAAGGCCTACGGGATCGTCCGCGAGTACGCGACGGCAGAGTTCGGCGATCAGGCGAGCAATCTGTTCGCGGTCGGGGAGGCCAATGCCCAGGCGGTGTTGGGTGTCGACGTGCAGCAGGTCCTGTCGGCGTTCGGCAGCCGGCACTGGACGGTCAACTACCCGGCGAAGATCGCGGAGGCGGTCGCGGCCGGGCGGCAGGCGGGCGGCGTGCTCGCCGCGCTGGGCCAGGCCAACCGGGGCGCCATGGCCTGGAAAGTGGATGACGAGCCGCTGATCCTCAGGATCCTGCAGCGGGCGGCTCCGCTGGCCGGGGGTGAACTCAATGAGGAGCAGGGCTTTCGCGGCGTGCGGATTCCGAACGGCCCGGCCGTGTTCCTCGGCCGCGACCACCTCGTGGTCGGCGTCGGCGCGGAGTCGCTGGAAAAGACGCTGGCCGCGATCCGCAATCCGCCGGCGGCGGGTGCGTCGTTCCGGGAGGGGGAGGCGGTCCGCCGGGCCCGCGAACTCCAGCCGCTCGACCCCGCGCTCGCCGTCACGATCAGCGACGCCACGAAAGCCGGCGGCATCTTCGGCAACCTCCGCGAGATCGTCGCGGCGATGAAGCCGGAGGACGTGGCCAAGGATCAACCGGAGGAGCTCGCGAAGGGGTTTCGGGAGCTGCTCGCTCAGGCGCAGCAGGCGCTGCCGACGGCCGAGGAGATGGAGGGTCTGTTCGGCGTCGGCGTCGACACGATCCGCATGACCGAGCACGGGCTCGTCTTCCGGTCGGTGTGGGAGTTGCCCGCGCCCTGACGCTGGCCAGCGACCGGCCCGAGCCGGGTCCGAGCCGGCCCGTGC
The Planctomycetia bacterium DNA segment above includes these coding regions:
- a CDS encoding amidohydrolase is translated as MPLFLFRILPGVVLLLCFGIAPQRAVPAAPPERIIRGGSIVTVNPAQPTAAALAIADGKIIAVGDEADVLRLKGPNTEVSDLGGRTLVPGFVDGHSHFASAVDVQVQALCASPPAGPCASVADVVAQLQKLRARRTIAPGGFVIGFGYDPDLLAEKRGPTRQELDAAFPDNPVILVHVSGHGAMLNSRALARFNISAATPTPSGGVIGREPGGNEPSGLLFETAFLPIFSNLPGPTDDEFVELLGSGQDLYLRAGTTTAQEGATMKRQLDLMRVAADRGLLKLDVVALPFIAEIDTIFAGRPPRNEPEYRNRLRIGGVKLLADGSPQGRTAFFTRPYLTGGPSGQKEWRGEPTVPQAMLNHWFKQVYDGGATLFIHCNGDAAIDAVLEAHRFAAGDDPAKPRGTVGIHSQFIRRDQLEKFAAWKITPSFFTLHCFYFGDTHVTNRGPEQASFISPMRSARALGLRPANHTDFNVSPLDQLFTIHTAVNRVTRSGKTLGEAERVGPLEALEAITIDGARMYGEEKQKGSIEVGKLADLVVLSANPLTVPAGTIESIRVVETIKEGKTVWRRAAGDDRP